The proteins below come from a single Etheostoma spectabile isolate EspeVRDwgs_2016 chromosome 4, UIUC_Espe_1.0, whole genome shotgun sequence genomic window:
- the LOC116687377 gene encoding LOW QUALITY PROTEIN: limbin (The sequence of the model RefSeq protein was modified relative to this genomic sequence to represent the inferred CDS: inserted 1 base in 1 codon) — MLQVNLTAKRVTIWSLILNIQVSCLCLPPSNSHWCHGVTQRKTLCLLEYSAAHHNGTAQDASCYTTLPPPPFSEKQESISSIHAMQHDPGGKSAEPAYLRMDGTMEINGHMVLFAEAPLSSSAPAGPWGHSFYTPLTYMTNILHLRNRRSTLTRYNPGLAVPQVQSVAPPSTFGVIFQKCAQVKMDADPPQVTFFLQIYNNGPVDGTNLSQVAIRDSISGIVPLKSEGRVVERGYQTFAIDSLSAGSQVVVNYTAYIKSHKSEVLDLPAFLTFSNASQNDVSMFGPLTARLTLMVNSTDRIYPNHGVHFAGFVAGFFVTLVLLSLGFLAMNLIGLQTRLNLLQQRRNRRDSAPEYADCNMSETVKDEAAFEDKMVDTMVLEDPQNMYQALENLEMSTLLHATNNLEATRIQIYKDVMSSLLGGLRSQGQCSAQAQQRLLSVLHGQMLGMEGRLKEERGARMAALAGQCNLETREEMEAEHRREAAEKAQAELLCQHADQQELLQCSVLLEKLHKLSQSQLQRILLVRHEEASGKVQRQIIEWRRVELHKIFSEELEEATRMGELEKSTAKSLQHDYFACQDQLEEVLDVVLANQRYVLAERHAQRKFLVHSLHSLNSLISDSFSSTSSNLDSWFTHIRRGSIVPAEQIDQLQDKAQKELVMVRQRLDEALSQERRAMRCGLIKKRRELISDMLRVHKQRQKDLSALSKGLEEMIDVVQHLHCWQNLLTAQSVELAELINNLDEAAAADIRKVTMRMIQGAITEVKAIQPSATQALLTLLPPGAQRSLLQVEPEGGPGQAQVQGASALLHGQEKLHQEGKAALRTLSCTREALRDAIERELQEQRELRAQCRAFFSCLCLSQLTLSEDDQLRMKLEFQKCLSVMDRCLVLPHAISRTKLHTALAAWRKEREQQMTNKKSKEITSEARQKTGTSELLLFQKKLEDSIQLFEKEKEMESSIMNKVVEEMRREREDDLRSRGDNLAMQMATIHYQKAERRTKVLETCGAMLTLHSLLIPQLRERKSLERQDMAQSIRNHCLGLEEAEQELQKERTKLDCLQMSRSRVESNPTRRDDSEGEGESEEERLFQLHQDCRMTSILQEALYKSDQVITLLAERLQKMTCTNQAMEDLKEQMELRRLYANCDQDLEFASQLVKQSHISAEVLXEALRLLLPTLPESELISITDALCPKQHPVSSPAEQEHSGCAGGVNRRLSVKLREDMVHKNMPNMPSSTLERERLQEKRQCLMEKLLPRDHPLASRDVAPLVVKEKGKEDSLTEAQRPVHGSTLTENTVTEQRNDTAKERFVDTVNETLHSPAEEYMVPTSASRVLGVPATGERLFVFRDQPDSSGSVGAPKRKKKKNFLNLKKGSVAPSNLS; from the exons ATGCTTCAGGTAAACCTTACCGCGAAGAGGGTCACAATATGGTCATTAATCTTGAATATCCAAGTGTCGTGTTTGTGTCTACCTCCTTCAAACTCCCATTGGTGTCACGGTGTAACCCAGCGTAAGACTCTGTGTCTATTGGAGTACAGTGCTGCACATCATAACGGGACAGCTCAGGATGCATCATGCTACACAACACTACCGCCACCCCCTTTCTCGGAGAAACAAGAG AGCATCTCCAGTATCCATGCAATGCAACATGACCCTGGTGGGAAGTCAGCAGAGCCGGCATATCTTAGGATGGATG GTACAATGGAAATCAATGGACACATGGTGTTGTTTGCAGAGGCCCCCCTTTCTTCTTCAGCTCCTGCTGGTCCATGGGGCCACTCTTTTTATACGCCACTTACCTACATGACAAACATCTTGCACCTCCGGAACCGCAGAAGCACACTCACCAGATACAACCCGGGCCTCGCTGTTCCTcag GTTCAGAGTGTGGCACCTCCATCTACATTTGGGGTCATATTTCAAAAGTGTGCACAG GTGAAGATGGACGCTGACCCTCCTCAGGTGACTTTCTTTCTGCAGATTTACAACAATGGCCCAGTGGATGGCACCAATCTGTCTCAGGTGGCTATCCGGGACTCCATCTCTGGAATAGTACCCCTAAAGTCTGAAGGCAGGGTTGTGGAAAGAGGCTACCAGACCTTTGCCATTGATTCACTGTCTG cTGGATCTCAAGTTGTTGTCAACTATACCGCTTACATAAAGAGTCATAAGAGTGAAGTCCTGGACCTTCCGGCTTTTCTTACCTTCTCTAACGCCTCACAG AATGATGTCAGTATGTTTGGTCCATTGACAGCTAGACTAACCTTGATGGTGAACTCCACCGACAGG ATCTATCCTAACCATGGGGTCCATTTTGCTGGATTTGTTGCTGGGTTCTTCGTCACATTGGTGCTGCTGTCACTGGGCTTTCTGGCCATGAACCTGATAGGTCTCCAAACCAGGCTGAACCTTCTTCAGCAAAGG AGAAACCGAAGGGATTCGGCCCCAGAGTATGCAGACTGCAACATGAGTGAGACTGTAAAAGATGAGGCTGCATTTGAAGACAAGATGGTAGACACCATGGTGTTGGAAGATCCCCAGAATATGTACCAGGCTTTGGAGAA CCTTGAAATGTCCACACTGCTGCATGCCACCAATAACCTGGAGGCCACCCGAATTCAGATCTACAAGGATGTGATGTCCTCCCTGCTGGGTGGCCTGCGTTCCCAGGGCCAGTGCAGCGCCCAGGCTCAGCAGAGACTCCTTAGTGTGCTCCACGGACAGATGCTGGGCATGGAGGGTCGGCTGAAGGAGGAGCGAGGGGCCCGCATGGCTGCTCTGGCTGGCCAGTGTAACCTGGAGACTCGGGAAGAAATGGAAGCAGAGCACCGCAGAGAAGCTGCTGAGAAGGCCCAGGCCGAGCTTCTGTGTCAACATGCAGACCAACAG GAGCTCCTCCAGTGCAGCGTCCTCCTGGAGAAGCTGCACAAGCTGAGCCAGAGTCAGCTCCAGCGCATTCTGTTGGTCCGACATGAAGAAGCCTCAGGGAAGGTCCAGAGGCAGATTATCGAGTGGCGCCGGGTGGAGCTGCACAAGATTTTCTCTGAAGAACTGGAGGAGGCCACCAGGATGGGCGAGTTGGAGAAGAGTACAGCCAAGAGTCTTCAGCACGATTATTTTGCCTGTCAA GATCAGCTAGAGGAAGTGCTGGATGTCGTCCTTGCCAACCAGCGCTATGTGCTCGCTGAACGCCATGCACAGAGGAAGTTCTTGGTGCACAGCCTTCACAGCCTCAACAGCTTGATTTCAGACAGCTTCTCCAGTACCTCCAGCAATCTGGATAGCTGGTTCACTCACATCAGGAG AGGGAGCATTGTGCCTGCAGAGCAGATTGACCAGCTACAGGACAAGGCCCAGAAAGAGTTGGTGATGGTGAGGCAGAGACTAGATGAGGCACTGAGCCAAGAGAGGAGAGCCATGCGCTGTGGACTGATTAAGAAGAGGCGGGAGCTCATCTCTGACATG CTGCGGGtccacaaacagagacagaaggatCTGTCAGCTCTGTCCAAGGGTCTGGAGGAAATGATCGATGTAGTTCAGCACCTGCACTGTTGGCAGAACTTACTGACCGCTCAGAGTGTGGAGTTAGCAGAGCTCATCAACAATCTGGATGAGGCTGCTGCTGCCGACATTCGCAAG GTGACCATGCGTATGATCCAGGGTGCCATAACAGAAGTCAAAGCCATCCAGCCTTCTGCAACCCAGGCCTTGCTAACACTTTTGCCTCCAGGGGCACAACGCTCCCTGCTGCAGGTGGAACCTGAGGGAGGACCAGGGCAAGCCCAGGTACAAGGAGCGAGCGCTCTCTTGCATGGCCAGGAAAAGTTGCACCAGGAAGGCAAGGCAGCCTTACGCACTCTCAGCTGCACCAGGGAGGCTCTGCGGGATGCCATTGAGAGAGAGCTGCAGGAGCAGAGAGAGCTCAGGGCGCAATGCAGAGCTTTCTTCAG ttgtttgtgtttgtcccAGTTGACCCTGTCTGAAGATGACCAACTCAGGATGAAACTAGAGTTTCAGAAGTGCCTGTCTGTGATGGACCGCTGCCTGGTGCTGCCCCACGCCATCTCCAGAACCAAACTCCACACCGCTCTTGCAGCTTGGAGAAAGGAGCGCGAGCAACAAATG ACTAATAAGAAATCCAAGGAGATAACCAGCGAGGCAAGACAGAAAACCGGCACGTCGGAACTGCTGCTTTTCCAGAAAAAGCTTGAGGACAGCATCCAACTGTtcgagaaggagaaggagatggAGAGCAGTATCATGAACAAG GTGGTGGAGGAGATGcgtagggagagagaggacgaTCTGCGCTCTCGGGGCGACAACCTGGCGATGCAGATGGCTACCATCCACTACCAGAAGGCTGAGAGGAGGACCAAAGTGTTGGAGACATGCGGAGCAATGCTCACTCTGCACAGCCTGCTCATTCCACAgctcagagagagaaagagcctGGAGAGACAAGACATGGCCCAGAGTATACGGAACCACTGCTTG GGCCTAGAGGAAGCAGAACAAGAGCTTCAGAAGGAGAGGACGAAGCTGGATTGCCTGCAAATGTCTCGGTCCAGAGTTGAGTCCAATCCAACACGGAGAGATGACTCTGAGGGCGAGGGGGAgagtgaggaggagagactGTTTCAACTGCATCAGGATTGCAGGATGACATCCATCCTCCAAGAGGCACTCTACAAGAGTGATCAGGTCATCACACTATTGGCTGAGAG GTTGCAGAAAATGACTTGCACCAATCAAGCCATGGaagatttaaaagagcaaatGGAGCTCAGGAGACTTTATGCAAACTGTGACCAG GATTTGGAGTTTGCATCACAGCTGGTGAAGCAGAGTCACATATCTGCTGAGGTTC CTGAGGCCCTGCGTCTCCTCCTCCCCACTCTGCCTGAAAGCGAACTCATTTCCATCACTGACGCCCTCTGCCCCAAACAGCACCCTGTTTCATCACCGGCAGAGCAGGAACACTCGGG GTGTGCCGGGGGGGTGAACAGACGTCTTTCTGTCAAACTGCGAGAAGACATGGTGCATAAAAATATGCCAAATATGCCAAGCAGCACTTTGGAAAGAGAGAG GCTCCAGGAAAAGAGGCAATGCTTGATGGAAAAACTGCTCCCCAGAGACCATCCCCTGGCTTCCAGAGATGTTGCACCACTGGTGGttaaagagaaaggaaaggaagacagTTTGACTGAAGCACAACGGCCTGTTCATGGATCAACCCTGACAGAAAACACAGTTACAGAGCAGAGAAATGACACTGCAAAAGAAAGGTTTGTGGACACAGTGAATGAAACATTACACAGCCCGGCAGAGGAATACATGGTGCCAACCTCTGCCAGCAGGGTACTGGGCGTCCCTGCTACCGGAGAGAGGTTATTTGTGTTCCGGGATCAACCTGATTCAAGTGGCAGTGTGGGTGCtcctaaaagaaaaaagaaaaagaactttCTCAATCTGAAGAAAGGCTCAGTGGCTCCATCAAACCTTTCTTGA
- the LOC116687402 gene encoding cytokine-like protein 1 — MRLGLATLACFFSFVWLSECAPPTCYSRALGLSKEVMSLLDKIHTSSRTKTCAEVLPTIFLDVHNACVTTKLRDFLYVVLNHPDQSCRERPRMVLLKRKIQNLYTIITRVCYRDLVFFTDDCEAIDTGHSSPYYAEDRLQLLQEER, encoded by the exons ATGAGGCTGGGACTCGCCACCCTCGCGTGTTTCTTCAGCTTTGTTTGGCTGTCGGAATGCGCGCCTCCGACCTGCTACTCCAGAGCGCTCGGCCTGAGCAAAGAAGTCATGTCTCTGCTGGATAAAATACACACGTCCAGTCGAACG AAAACGTGTGCTGAGGTTCTGCCCACGATCTTCCTTGATGTGCAT AACGCATGTGTCACAACCAAGCTCCGTGACTTTCTCTATGTGGTGCTGAACCATCCTGACCAGTCCTGCAGAGAGCGTCCCAGAATGGTGCTGCTCAAACGTAAAATCCAGAACTTGTACACCATTATCACCAGAGTCTGTTATCGG GACCTGGTGTTTTTCACAGATGACTGTGAGGCTATTGACACTGGACACAGCAGCCCTTACTATGCAGAGGACAGGCTTCAGCTACTGCAAGAGGAGAGataa